The sequence ACTCAGTGTATCAACCTTGTCTATGTCTATGCCTTCAAGATCTTTATAAGATGAAGCTCTAAGAATAATTTTTTGCTTAGCACATTTTTTATTCTCATAAGGAGTCAAGATATCTTTTTTCTTTGTATCAATATTAACTCCCTTGAAATCTTTTTTCAGAAGCTCCTCTATAAGATCTCTTCTTAAGGATTTAAGCTCCTTAACTGGTATGAAAGCATCTTCATCCACATCAAGTACAGCTTCTGTAACATATAAAAAATCTATACCAGTTTTTATGATAGGATCAGTAATTTTTTCTCTATCTAGTGAAGCTGTCTTTGCTTTTTGAACTATGTATTCAGACTCTTTGGTATATTCTTCATTCATATAATGAAGCGTTAAAATTATTTTTTCGCCTATCTTTGCTTTTAAATCAAAGCTAATATTCTTCTTTGCAAATGAAAAATCATTAAGTTCAAAGCCGCCTTCAAAGTGTTTCTTTTCTTTAATAAGCATATTGTCCATCTTATCTTTTAAGATATGCCCCTTAGTAAAGCCTCTGTTAAAGACTTCATCAAGTTTATGCTCGCTCTCAAAGCCTAGAATTTTATCCTTATATAGTTTAGTCACCAGATAAACATAAGAAGGATTCTTCATGCGGCCCTCTATCTTTAAACTATCGACAGTGCCAATAAGCTTATCAAGAGAGTCCAAAGTGTTTAGGTCATACTCCGATATAGCATAAACCTTTTCACTAAGTAGTCTTCCCTCGCTATAGACGTCGTACATCTTGCGGCATGGCTGTGCACATGTGCCGCGGTTACCGGACCTCTCACCTATAAGTGAGCTCATTAAGCATTGACCAGAGACTGCGTAGCAAAGCGCTCCATGAACAAAGGCCTCAAGCTCTATATCTTTCTCGGCAGCCTTCTCTAAGAATCTGTAGTCCTTCTCACGTGCTATGACCGCTCTTTGAAAGCCATTCTCAATTGCCCAGTCTATACTTGCAAGGTTTGCTATGTTTAGCTGTGTTGACGCATGCACCTCAACGCCTGGTAAATATTTTTTAACAAGCGAAATCAAACCAAGATCAGTAATTATAAAAGCGTCGACACCCATGTTCTTGTAATGCTCTATCAAGAATAAGGCGTCAACTACTTCCTTGTCATCTAAAATAATATTTACTGTCATGCAAAGTTTGATCTCGTAAAGCTTTGCAAGCTCTATCATAGACTTTATCTCGTCATCTGTAATTCCTTTAGCAAAGCGTCTTGCGTTGAAATTTTCACTTCCAAAATAAACCTCATCAGCACCCGCTTTAAGCGCTGCAATGAACGCTTCGTAGGTGCCGACAGGGCTTAGTACTTTTGTCTTTTTATTTAACATTATTGTTCTTATTTTTTGAATTGTTATCGATTTTTGTATTTTTTGCGTCAGCGTCTTGTGAATTTGTTCCTTCTTTAATGCGGCTTAGCTGTTGATAAAGGTCTTCAGTGTTTAACTTTGTCTTAACAAGCTCGTCCGCCTTGTTATTAAGCTCTTCTTGAAGCTTTTCTATCTTATTAAGAGCTTCTTGATATGCTTCGTTGAGATCCATGTACTCTTGAGACTTATTTATAGGAGTGCTCTCATACTCACTTAGCTTCTTTTGAGCTTTAAATAATTCATCAGTTACGTTGACAGTCGCAAGGGTTGTTGCCATAAGCGAGTCAAGTCTTGGATTATTAGCTAAAAGATCCTTTATTAACTTATTAACATAGTATGCAATATCTGATACATACTTTTCATCATACTCCGAACGAATATTAAAATCTCTTCCGTTTATATGAACGGTTACTCTCTCTGGCATATCCTACCTCCTTACTTTCTTAAGATGGCAGCGAATTTATCTTCAAGTGAAGCTAAAATTTCGCTCTCAACCTTTTGTATATCTTTATCTTTAAGAGTCTTTTCGCCTTGATACTTGATCTTGAAAGCTAGTGACTTCTTGTCAGCTCCAAGTTTATCTGACTTGTATACGTCAAAAATTTGTACATCTTTAACGATATCAAAGCCGTGCGATAAAATTTCTTTTTTAACATCGCCAAATGGCACAGCGTCATCTATAACTATAGCGTAGTCTCTCTTAACTGCAGGGAATTTATTTATCTTGACATATTTTCTCTCTAGATTAACTAGTGGATATATCTTTTCTAAGTCAAGCTCCATTACATAAACATCTGTCTTTATTGAGAAGTTATCGCAAACAGCGTAGTCAACTTGACCAAGGCTTGCAAATTTTTCACCATTGACGTAAAAGTCTGCGCTTCTTCCCTTGTGGAATATACTTGTCTCGCTACTTCTCTTTACTTCGTAATCTTCTATAGCAAGTCCCTCTAGTATCTTAACTAAAACGTCCTTAATCATGTAGAAGTCACCATAACCGTAGAAGCCTACAGACATAGTCTTGTTCTCAATATACTTGCTGCCTTCTTTTTCAAATGTGTTTCCAAATTCAAAGAAAGCACCTTTTTCGTTCATATTGTTGATGTTTAGTGATAAAACTTTAAGCATGTTTGCGATAAGCGTTGTCCTCATCGCTCTAAAGTCTTCACCAAGTGGATTGATCAGCTCAATATATTTTCTAAACTCATGATTCTCTTTTAAATTTAATGCATCATAGTTCTTTGGACTGATGAATGAATAAGTTAGTATCTCATCCATGCCTTGACCTATAAGCAAAGTCTTGATGTGTTTATCGATTTGTCTCTTGTAGTCAAGCATACCAACTGATGTCTCTGACTTGATAGGCTTTGCTTCGATATTGTGGAAGCCATAGATACGTCCAACTTCTTCAGCTATATCTTCTTCAATAGCAAGGTCTGTTCTGTAATATGGTGACTTCGAAATTAGAAGTCCATCTTCATACTTTGTTTCAATGCTAAGCCTTGATAGATTATCAAGCATAGTCTCAACACTTAAGTCGCTTCCAAGCAAATTATTAATTCTAGCTGGATCAGACTTAATCACTTCATCTTTTTCTTCATAGTTAACGATGTCATAATAACCATCGACTAATGTACCAACGCCAAGTAGCTCTATTAGATAAGCAGCTCTATCAACTGCCTTCTTAGCCATTAAAGGTGAAATTCCTTTTTCAAATCTATTAGAAGCTTCAGTTCTTAAACTAAGTCTCTTTGATGTATATCTTATTTGAGATCTGTTAAAGCTTGCGCCTTCAAGCATGATAGTCTCAGTTGCATCTGTGATAGATGAGTCAAGTCCGCCCATGATGCCACCTAGTGCAAGGTTCTCACTTCCATCTGTAATAACAATGTCTTCAGGCTTTAAATCTCTTTCTACTTCATCAAGTGTAGTGAACTTTTCTTCTTTAGCATTCTTTACATGAATTTCATTAGTTTTAATTGTGTTCACATCGAAAGCATGAAGCGGCTCTCCAAGTTCAAGCATTACATAGTTTGTAATATCAACGATATTATTGATAGGTCTAACGCCAGACTCCATAAGTCTTTGTTGCATCCAAAGTGGAGATAAAGCAATCTTTACATCTTTTACGACTCTTGCGCAATATCTTAAGCAGTCCTTTGTATCGATAGTGATATCTTTAATGTATTTTTTGATATCATCAGAGTCTTTTGCTTCACTATACACAGGCTCTTTCAAATCTGTATTAAATGTAGCCTTTGCTTCCCTAGCCATACCTAAAACGCTTAGGCAGTCAGGCCTGTTTGGTGTAATCTCTATATCTAAAACTTTTTCATCTAAGGCTAAAACTTCTCTTATATCTTTGCCTATAGGAGTGTCCTCATCAAGAATTAAAACTCCTTCAGCTACTTTTTTATTAATTACATTTGTATCGTATCCAAGTTCAGCTAGTGAGCAGAACATACCATATGAAACTACTCCTCTAAAGTCGTGCTCTTCAATTTTATTTCCGCCAGCAATTATTGCTCCAACTGTTGCAAGCGGAACTATGTCGCCTTCTTTAACATTTGGTGCGGCAGTAACTATAACTACTTCACCCTTGCCATCATCTACGTAGCACACTCTTAATTTATCAGCATCTGGATGCTTTTCTATGCGTTTAATTTTGACAGTGATAACGCCTTCAAGGCCTTTAAACGAGTCAACAATACCATCTACATGAGAACCTGTTAAAGTGATGTCTTCAGCTAGCTTTTTATTGTCACAATCAATATTTACATAATCTTTTAGCCATCTAATTGGTAATAACATATCGTCCTCCTAAAACTCATCTAAAAATCTTTGATCGTTTTCGTAAAGCAATCTTATATCATTGATGCCGTACGAAACCATTGTAATTCTGTCTACGCCAAAACCAAAGGCAAAGCCAGAGTACTTCTTTGGATCTATGCCGCAGTTTCTAAGTACATTTGGATGCACCATGCCGCAGCCTAGTAATTCCATGGACCAGCCAGTTCCACCGCAGAATTCGCATCCTTCGCCACCGCACTTGTGACAAGTTACGTCAACTTCCATGCTTGGCTCTGTGAATGGGAAGTGATGCGGTCTATATCTTGTTTGTATCTTCTCTCCTAAAAGTTCTCTAACAAATTGATCTATAGTAAACTTTAAATTTGCAAGAGAAATATTCTCTCCAACTACAAGACCTTCCATTTGGTAGAACATTGGTGAGTGAGTGTTATCAACATCATCGAATCTAAAAGTTCTTCCGCATGAAACCATCTTTAGTGGTGCTCCATACTTTTTCATAGCTCTAATTTGTACTGGTGATGTTTGTGTTCTTAATAATGTTTCTTTATCTATATAGAAAGTATCAGACATATCTCTTGAAGGGTGATCTTGTGGCGCATTAAGTAAGTCAAAGTTGTTTTCTACAGTTTCAATCTCAGGTCCTTCTATAACCTTAAAACCCATCCTCATAAATAAGTCTTCAAGTTTTTCCTTTACCTTGATTAATGGATGCTCGTGTCCAAGTGAAACTATATCTTTGTCAATACTTATGTCCAAAGTCTCTTCATCTAATCTTTTTTCTCTTTCAAGAGCGTTTAAGCTGTCAAATTTGTTCTTAAGTAGAGCTTCAATGTCTTCTCTAACCTCATTAGCAAGTTGACCCATAACAGGCCTTTCTTCAGCTGATAGCGAGCCCATCTTCTTAAGTATGGCTGTTAAGTCGCCTTTCTTACCTAAGAATTTAACTCTTAGCTCTTCTAAACTCTTTAAGTCTTTTGCTTCTTCAATCAAAGCTTTGGCTTCGCCTTTAATTTTTAATAGTTCTTCTTTCATATGCTTCCTCCGATACTTTTATTATACCACATATTGTTAGTCTTGCATTAAATATCTTTCGTATATAATAATAGAGCTTGCTACAGCTAAATTAAGTGATTCGAGCCTTCCAGTATTGGCTATGGTGATCGTGTCATCACTCATCTTAAAAGCTTCATCCGTTAAGCCACTACCTTCATTACCCATAAGTATAAAGGCCTTCTCATCTGTATAGCCTATGGCCTTGCCTCGTGGTGATGTAGAGTAAACTTTGTAGCCATGCTCTTTAAATTTATTTATTATGCTTAGATCCTCATAGTGAACATCAACTAAGAAGATGGCTCCCATAGACGCGCGTAAAACTTTTTCGTTATAAACGTCACATGAGTTCTTAGACAAGATAAGTGTCCTTACATCAAAGGATGCCGCGCTTCTAATTATCGTTCCTAAATTGCCTGGATCTTGTATATCTTCCAAGTACAAAACTGTTTTTTCATCAAAATCATATTCTTCGTTTATGTTTTCTTTACAAACGGCGATTATGCCTTGAGATGTAACAGTATCTTGAAGACTTTTAAATAAATTGTTTTCAATTCTTACAATATCATAAGACTTATCAGATATGTATTCATCGTCAAAGTCTTCGTTAATAAGTATGTACACTATAGACGCACAGCGTTCTATAGCTTCATAAACCAATCTTTTACCTTCAAGCACAAACATAGAATTCTTCTTTCTATATTTTGCTTTCTTTAAGGAGTTAATCAGCTTATAAATTTTGTTGTCCTTAGATGTGATAAGGCTACTTCTCATTTTGAGAGTCCTTTTCCAAGGCACTTATATCATCAACTTGGCCAAGAAGCACCAAAACATCTCCAGCTTCAAGACCCTTGTCAGGTTTCGGTGAAACATCAATCTTGTCCTCGTTCTTGATAGCGATAACGTTAACACCGTAGATATTTCTTAATTTAATATCAAGTAGTGACTTACCTATCCACGACTTAAGTATCCTAACTTCGGCGATGGAATACTCACTAGAAAGTTCGATGTAGTCAATGATGTTTTTAAATGTTAGGTTATGTGCAAGCCTTGTACCCATATCTCTTTCAGGAAATATAATCTTGTTTGCGCCTATCTTAGATAGTACCTTACCATGTGACTCACTAGTAGCCTTGGCAATGATTGTTTTAATGCCAAGCTCCTTACATGTAAGAGTCGCAATGATACTTGCTTCAAGGTCTGAACCTATGCTAATGATGGCAACATCAAAGTTTGATAGACCTATCTCCTTAAGTGCCATCTCATTTTTCGCATCCGCTTCAATAGCGTGAGTAACATAGTCAGCAACTTCACTTACTAAAGCTGGGTCGTAGTCTATAGCTAAGACCTCGTGACCTATCCTTGAAAGCTCCTTCGAAAGTGCCATACCAAATCTTCCAAGTCCAATTATTACAAATGATTTCATATATCCTCCTATCCAACCATAAGGTTGCCTGGTGCATTTCTATAATCTCTCTTCTTGTTTTTCCTTGCAAAAGCGTATGCCATGGTAAGTGGTCCAACCCTGCCTATATACATAGTAAGAGTTATTATCAGTCTTCCAAGAGTGCTAAGCTTTTCAGTTACGCCTATAGTCAAGCCGACAGTACCGAAGGCCGATGTTGATTCGAAAAGTAGATTTATAAACTTTATAGAACTGTCAGTAATAGTTAGTATGATAGCTGTTGAAAAAACTATAGCTAAGCCTATCAAAAATATCGATACAGCTCTCTTAATAGTTTCGAATGGCAGTCTTCTCTTTAGACAGTTAACATCTTCCTCGCCCTTTACTACTGATATAGTTGTTAATAAAAGACAAGCGAATGTTGTTGTCTTAACACCACCTGCTGTTGAGCCCGGCGAGCCGCCTATAAACATAAGCATTATAGTTGAGAATATAGTTGTCTCTCTAATCTTTGACATATCTACAGAATAGAAGCCTGCAGTTCTTGGCGAGACACTTTGGAAAAGTGAGTTCGCAAGTCTTTGTGGAAAGCTCATAGCTGCTAAAGTGCCAGGATTTGTACTTTCAAATAGCAAAAAGCTAAGTGTGCCTATGAGTAAAAGTGATCCTGTCATAATTAGTACCACTTTAGAGTGAAGTGTTAGCTTTCTTAATCTGTCCTTAGCTAATAGGTCTGCATAAACAGTAAAGCCTAGTCCGCCAAATATTATTAATACAGACAGTACTAATAAGACATAGTAATCATGTTGAAAGCTAAGCAAGGAGTCACCAAGTATATCAAAGCCCGCGTTGCAGTATGCGCTAATTGAGTGGAATATACTAAATGCCACACCCTTTCCTAGTCCATACATAGGTACAAAGCGAAGTGAAAGTAGAATTGATCCCATCATCTCAAGAAAGAAAGTGTAGCCAATAACCTTCTTTGTTAGCTTAACTATGCCCTGTATAGATTCAGTATTTAGTTGCTCCTTAATCATAAGTCTTTCCTTAAAGGAAATCTTCTTACCCATAATGATGTAGCCAACAGTTGCAAGTGTCATTATGCCAAGGCCGCCAAACTGTATCAAGGTAATGATGACAAGTTGACCAAAAGGCGTAAAATCCTTAGCAGTATTAAGAACTGTAAGGCCTGTTACACACACAGCAGATGCTGATGTGAACAAACTATTGACATAGCCTATGGCTTTGCCACTAGACGAGGCAATAGGTAAGTTTAAAAGCACACTGCCTATAATGATTAAGGATAGAAAACCCAGTGCCAATACTTGTGGTGGGTTTAATGTATCTTTAAATAGTTTTTTTCTTATTTCCATAAATACATTTTACTACAAATCAAGAATTTTTGCCATATAGAAAAGAAAAAGTTCCCATAAATGAGAACTTTAAGCATTCTTTGCCATATCAACTAAATTCTTAAAGCTTTCTTTATCATGAATAGCCATTTCGGAAAGCATTTTTCTGTTTATGTCAATATTTAATTTCTTTAAACCACCGATAAATTTGCTATAGCTCATATCGTTTACTCTGCATTCAGCATTGATTCTAGCTATCCAAAGTTTTCTGAAGTCTCTCTTTCTGTTCTTTCTACCGATATATGCATAGCTTAGTGACTTCATAACTGCTTCGTTAGCAGTTCTAAATAGCTTGCTCTTTGCGCCGAAATATCCTTTAGCTTGTTTTAAAACTTTTTTATGATTCTTTTTTGCATTTACTGCTCTTTTAACTCTAGCCATATTTATCCTCCTATTACAATATCATAGAGTCGATTCTCTTTTGATCGCCCTTTGATACTAATGATCCTTTTCTTAAGTTTCTTACTCTCTTTGCAGATTTCTTTCCTGTTAAGTGTCCTTTGTATGCTTTAAATCTTTTTAATTTACCAGAGGCTGTTCTTTTAAATCTCTTTGCAGACGCTCTGTGTGTTTTCATCTTTGCCATTTGTATTCCTCCTAATTTTTATTATTTTGAGCAACAGTCATAGACATGTTTCTTCCTTCTAACTTAGGTGCTTTTTCAACCATAGCTTCAGGACCTAATAGCTCTATAAATTGATCAAGAACTTCTCTTCCAAGCTCAGTATGTCCCATCTCTCTACCTCTAAAGCGAACGGACACCTTAACCTTGTCTCCATTTTGAATAAACTTTAATGTTGTTCTAGCTTTAACATTTAAGTCGTGATCTTCAATGTTTGGAGTCATTCTGATCTCTTTAATATTGATAACTTTTTGTTTCTTCTTTGCTTCCTTGTTCTTCTTTTGAAGTTCATATCTGTACTTACCGTAGTCCATGACCTTACAAACAACAGGGTCAGCATTCGGAGAAACCATTACAAGGTCCAATTTAGCATTTTGTGCTATCTCTAAAGCCTTATCGTTGTCGACAATACCATATTGAGTTCCGTCTTCACCAATAAGTCTTACTTTTGGATTTCTAATCTCTTCGTTGATTAGTAGCTCTTTAATTGTTTACACCTCCATTAAAAAAACGGGCATGAAAAAATGCCCGTACAATACAATTAATTAACCTTATGAACAACCGGTTATAAGGTGAGAAAGCATTTTCTTCTTGTTTTATTATTCTTTACTCATATAGTATATACTCACGCAGAACGTTTGTCAAGTACTTTTTTTGTTTTCACAAAATATTTTTTGCTATGACAATGCTGCCTCGCTTATACTATATGTTTATATTAACATTAATGAGTCCACTTGTCAAGTCGTCGTGACTGATGATGAAGCATATCCTTTCGTCTCTAGTCTCATTTAAGTAATCGTATATCTCTTTCGTTGATTCCTTGTCAATGTTTGAGCATATCTCATCCAAAACTAATACGTCAGGATTTTTTAGTAATGACCTTGCAAATGATATCTTTTGCTTTTCTCCTCCAGATAGATTTGAGCCGCCCATAAGTATATCATCATCAAGGGACTTCTTCTCAAGTATAGATCTGATGAATTGATTTTCTTCTAAGTCGATGTGACTGCCATCATCAAAATCAAGTAGAAGGTTCTTCCTTAGTGAGCCGTTGACTATAGGCGCGTTTTGCACTACATATTCAATACGATCTCTTATGTCTTCGTTTTTGCACTTGTCGATATCTATGCCATTCACTTTAATTATCTTAACGTCTCTAAATTTTACTAGGCTTTTGGCAAATGTACTCTTGCCACTACCATTGGCTCCGTTGATTCTAACTATGTCGCCCTTCTTAAGCCTTGCCTTTGCGTTAAAGTCAAGCTTCATATCTTTGATATTTATACCATTGACATCAAGTTCTATATCATTTATTGCATCAATAGCTTCTTTCCCATCACTTTCTTTATTTGAAATGAGTTCTTTTTCAAAATCTTTTGCTATATCAAAATTTCTCTTTTCGATATTTGAATTAGTTATGGTCGAGACATTAGCAAAGTAAAGTGGGAAGATTAAAGTAACGAGTATGATTGAGTAAATGCTGCTGCTATGCGCCATGTAGTCATAAACAACTATCAGTAAAAGAAGTGTTTTTATAATCTCGTTAATGCCTTCTAAGACCACTGTCATCGACTGAGCGTATTCATTGACCCTTGCCATGCTACCATAAACCTTTTCTGTCGCTGGTTCTAATTTATTGTAAATCACAGACTTATCAGAAAGCTGCTTTACATAGTCAACTTCTTGTACATAAGAAAGTATCTCTTGAAAGCCCATGCCAGTCATCTTTTGCATCTCTTCAGACTTTTTCTTAAGCTTCTTATTTAATAATTTATATCCAAAATAGTTTATAGGCAGCGCCAAAAACATTATCAAGGCTAAATACAAATTTACATTTGCAATTAAAATTAAGCATACTAAGGCAACTAAAAACGAGGAAAATATCTGTATGTAGCCATTCATCATAAAGGAGTAGATGCTATTAACAGAGATTGATGCCCTCTCTAGTAAGTTCATAGCTCCTTTTTCGATTATACTGTCGTAGTTCATATTAAAAATGTTTTTTATGTATGAAATGAAATTGCCTTTGTTATACTCCTTTGCAAACTTTTCTCTAAAAATTGTGAATAGTATCGTTAGCAGTTTTGAGGCAAGTATAAGTAAGACTATGAATACTATCTTCTTCGTATCAAGCGGCGTGCCATTTGCCTTCCATAGCTGAATGAATATCGGGGCAAGTAGTGCTGATATCGATGAAAACAGTATCAATATAAACATGATTATAAAAAATTTTTTGTACTTCATAAGATCCTCCCTTGTAATGATTTAGCAAAATAAATTATTATTAATTGTATTATACCACCCACCCCTAAAATATACAAGCAATATCACTATATTAATACGAATATCTTATACTTTGCTTGTTTATTATAATCTTCTCTTATATAGTTGCAAAAGAAAACTGAGTAAGATCTCTTACTCAGTTTTCTTGTATTAATTAATATTAATTACTTTTCATTGCAAAGTCTAGGCTTATTGTGTTGTTAAGTATGTTCATATACTCTTTGTCTGTTACTAGTTCAAGCTTTAATTGCTCTTTGCCCTCTACTGTTACGTTCGATGCGTCTGCCCTAAGCTTAAATGTATCTTCGTCTATCTTATCTAAGACTGACTTGTATCCTTTCAAGCGCAATGTGATAAACTTATCGTTTGTATCTTTTAGTTCGAAGTCATCACTTAAGTTTACTAGCTCAAGGTTTGCAAGTGGCACCTTAATTTCTCTTTCTGCCTCTTCTTCTACTTCATAAGTAACGCTTATCTTAACGTTCTCATCAAGTAGTTCAACTCCCTTAGGTAGTATAGGCTTAACTATAAGCTCGCCGTCCTTAGGTTCGACTGCGTCGTTAACCTCTATCTTCTCTGTCTTGATTGAGCTAATGCCATCGATATCGTCTTGGCCTTTGATAACTAATTTTTGCGGATTAGTTTTGATATTAACTATCTTGTAATTACTTGGCAAATGGCTTACAAAATCTGTTTCGATAGGAACTGATTTTGTTTTATCTATCTGTGCATTGATATTAACCACTTGTGGATATAGGCTCACTTGATCTATCTGATTATCTTTTATATCTACCGCATATAATTTACTTGATATTGTAAATGTTTTATCCTTGTTTGTTAAATCTATCTCTGCGATGACTTTGTCTACCTTTGCTAAATAGCTTTCTGGTCCAGTCAATTTAACATTCTCCACGTCCATGGATATGTCGGAGAGAGCATGATTTTCTTTAACCTCGCCTTTTTGTCTTACCTCTATAGGTTTCTTATATGACTCGACGCTGTCAAGGTTGAATATAATCTCTGACGGTCCCACTGATGTAACTTGTAGTGTGTTGTACTGACCAATGATCTCTGCCTTAACGGGCACTCTTGCTTGTCCTGCGCTGTATCCTCTAAAGTCTATGGCTGCCTTGATGTTGTTTTCGTTTATATTGTCAAGTTCGCTCTTCTTACCTTTTACTTGAACTGAAACTTTTGCCTCATTTGGTCCAAGGTTAACAAGCTTTGTATTGTTAAGGTAGTCAAGGCTCTTAAACGCAACTGTTATGTTTCTATATGTCCTTGTTTCTTCTGGGTTAACAAGTCCCATAACATAGTACCAAAGGAAGATGGCAATGATGACTGAAACTACTTTTGCAATGATATTACTCTTGTTCTTGATCTTGAACTTCTTCATCTTGAACTTCATCTTTTGCCCTCCATTTGAATAATGTTTTTTCTTCGTTACTTTCTGGTAAGTAGACGCTTAATAGTTTTTCTCTAAGTGTGTTCTCGTCTAAGTATCTAGAGATAACACCTTCTTCTGCTGTGGAGATGGATCCTGTCTCTTCGGATACAATAACTGCAAGCGCGTCACTCATCTCTGTTACGCCAAGTGCTGCTCTGTGTCTTGTGCCAAGCTCTCTTGGTACGTTTTGATTGTCTGTAAGCGGCAAGAAGCACGCTGCGGCTCTGATCTTATCGCTCTTAATAACAACCGCTCCGTCGTGTAGAGGAGTGTTAGGTATAAAGATGTTGATAAGTAGGTCGCTTGAAACAAGGCCATCGATATCAGTACCTGTATCGACTATCTCATTAAGACCAGTCTTTCTCTCGATAACTATAAGTGCGCCTATCTTTTGTCTTGATAGTGATAGACAGGCGTCTACTATCTCGTTAACTGTTTTTGAAAAATTTTCTTTTTTAAACTCGGAAATTGATTTGGAAAAGAACTTCATCCTTCCTATATACTCAAGTCCACGTCTCAACTCTGGCTGAAATACAACAACTAAAGCGATAAGACCTACATTGAATAGGTTCTCGATTAACCACCTAAGTGTATATAGGTGAAAGACTTCACTTAGCTTTGTAACTATAAGCAAGGCCAAGAAGCCTTTTGTTAGCTGCTCGGCTCTTGTTTGCTTTACAAGCTTGTATAGTTGATATATTATAAGCGCGATAATTGTGATGTCGATAAGGTAGCTGAGTTTAAAATTTACAAATATATCGCTAATTTGTCCTAACATAGGTCCTCCTACATAAGTTCTTCAAACTTATCCATAAACTCGTTAAATGTATCTAAACTGTTTAGTATTGGGTCCTTCTTTGTCATATCTACTCCTGCTTCCTTAAGTATGTCGATTGGGTACTCGCTTGAGCCCTTTGATAAGAAGCCAAGGTATTTTTCCACTGCTCCTTCTTCTTTAGAAAGCACTTTTCTCGCAAATTCTG comes from Fenollaria sporofastidiosus and encodes:
- the infC gene encoding translation initiation factor IF-3, producing the protein MKELLINEEIRNPKVRLIGEDGTQYGIVDNDKALEIAQNAKLDLVMVSPNADPVVCKVMDYGKYRYELQKKNKEAKKKQKVINIKEIRMTPNIEDHDLNVKARTTLKFIQNGDKVKVSVRFRGREMGHTELGREVLDQFIELLGPEAMVEKAPKLEGRNMSMTVAQNNKN
- a CDS encoding TrkH family potassium uptake protein, which encodes MEIRKKLFKDTLNPPQVLALGFLSLIIIGSVLLNLPIASSSGKAIGYVNSLFTSASAVCVTGLTVLNTAKDFTPFGQLVIITLIQFGGLGIMTLATVGYIIMGKKISFKERLMIKEQLNTESIQGIVKLTKKVIGYTFFLEMMGSILLSLRFVPMYGLGKGVAFSIFHSISAYCNAGFDILGDSLLSFQHDYYVLLVLSVLIIFGGLGFTVYADLLAKDRLRKLTLHSKVVLIMTGSLLLIGTLSFLLFESTNPGTLAAMSFPQRLANSLFQSVSPRTAGFYSVDMSKIRETTIFSTIMLMFIGGSPGSTAGGVKTTTFACLLLTTISVVKGEEDVNCLKRRLPFETIKRAVSIFLIGLAIVFSTAIILTITDSSIKFINLLFESTSAFGTVGLTIGVTEKLSTLGRLIITLTMYIGRVGPLTMAYAFARKNKKRDYRNAPGNLMVG
- the cdaA gene encoding diadenylate cyclase CdaA, producing the protein MLGQISDIFVNFKLSYLIDITIIALIIYQLYKLVKQTRAEQLTKGFLALLIVTKLSEVFHLYTLRWLIENLFNVGLIALVVVFQPELRRGLEYIGRMKFFSKSISEFKKENFSKTVNEIVDACLSLSRQKIGALIVIERKTGLNEIVDTGTDIDGLVSSDLLINIFIPNTPLHDGAVVIKSDKIRAAACFLPLTDNQNVPRELGTRHRAALGVTEMSDALAVIVSEETGSISTAEEGVISRYLDENTLREKLLSVYLPESNEEKTLFKWRAKDEVQDEEVQDQEQE
- the rplT gene encoding 50S ribosomal protein L20 — protein: MARVKRAVNAKKNHKKVLKQAKGYFGAKSKLFRTANEAVMKSLSYAYIGRKNRKRDFRKLWIARINAECRVNDMSYSKFIGGLKKLNIDINRKMLSEMAIHDKESFKNLVDMAKNA
- the rpmI gene encoding 50S ribosomal protein L35, with product MAKMKTHRASAKRFKRTASGKLKRFKAYKGHLTGKKSAKRVRNLRKGSLVSKGDQKRIDSMIL
- a CDS encoding CdaR family protein — encoded protein: MKFKMKKFKIKNKSNIIAKVVSVIIAIFLWYYVMGLVNPEETRTYRNITVAFKSLDYLNNTKLVNLGPNEAKVSVQVKGKKSELDNINENNIKAAIDFRGYSAGQARVPVKAEIIGQYNTLQVTSVGPSEIIFNLDSVESYKKPIEVRQKGEVKENHALSDISMDVENVKLTGPESYLAKVDKVIAEIDLTNKDKTFTISSKLYAVDIKDNQIDQVSLYPQVVNINAQIDKTKSVPIETDFVSHLPSNYKIVNIKTNPQKLVIKGQDDIDGISSIKTEKIEVNDAVEPKDGELIVKPILPKGVELLDENVKISVTYEVEEEAEREIKVPLANLELVNLSDDFELKDTNDKFITLRLKGYKSVLDKIDEDTFKLRADASNVTVEGKEQLKLELVTDKEYMNILNNTISLDFAMKSN
- a CDS encoding ATP-binding cassette domain-containing protein codes for the protein MKYKKFFIIMFILILFSSISALLAPIFIQLWKANGTPLDTKKIVFIVLLILASKLLTILFTIFREKFAKEYNKGNFISYIKNIFNMNYDSIIEKGAMNLLERASISVNSIYSFMMNGYIQIFSSFLVALVCLILIANVNLYLALIMFLALPINYFGYKLLNKKLKKKSEEMQKMTGMGFQEILSYVQEVDYVKQLSDKSVIYNKLEPATEKVYGSMARVNEYAQSMTVVLEGINEIIKTLLLLIVVYDYMAHSSSIYSIILVTLIFPLYFANVSTITNSNIEKRNFDIAKDFEKELISNKESDGKEAIDAINDIELDVNGINIKDMKLDFNAKARLKKGDIVRINGANGSGKSTFAKSLVKFRDVKIIKVNGIDIDKCKNEDIRDRIEYVVQNAPIVNGSLRKNLLLDFDDGSHIDLEENQFIRSILEKKSLDDDILMGGSNLSGGEKQKISFARSLLKNPDVLVLDEICSNIDKESTKEIYDYLNETRDERICFIISHDDLTSGLINVNINI
- a CDS encoding potassium channel family protein, coding for MKSFVIIGLGRFGMALSKELSRIGHEVLAIDYDPALVSEVADYVTHAIEADAKNEMALKEIGLSNFDVAIISIGSDLEASIIATLTCKELGIKTIIAKATSESHGKVLSKIGANKIIFPERDMGTRLAHNLTFKNIIDYIELSSEYSIAEVRILKSWIGKSLLDIKLRNIYGVNVIAIKNEDKIDVSPKPDKGLEAGDVLVLLGQVDDISALEKDSQNEK